Proteins from a genomic interval of Bifidobacterium longum subsp. infantis ATCC 15697 = JCM 1222 = DSM 20088:
- a CDS encoding APC family permease, with translation MDLFRKKSVDQLVAESTPLKRTMRTFDLTMLGIGAIIGTGIFVLTGKGALTAGPALSVSFLLAAICCGFAGLCYAEFAAMAPVSGSAYSYAYLAFGELVAFVIGWDLILEYALQAATVSAGWSGYFNKLLEGFGLHLPVELTAAYGTNPDVTTYFNLPGFVIVLIITWVLSIGINQTKRTNDVMVLIKLAIIVLFIACAVWYVKPSNWQPFSPYGVYTFQPGSTQPYGIVPAASIVFFSFIGFDAVSSSAEETINPNKTLPRGILLSLAVSTVLYIIMTLIMTGVVPYKDFAKYIDAPVAGVILETGMNWLAVIVNLGALIGMTTVMLVQLYGQSRICYAMSRDGLFPKFFGQVHEKYRTPFKGTWFFGLLTAFAGGFININVLFELVNIGTLSAFIIVSAGILWMRKTQPNAPRGFRAPGVPVTPILSIVFCFVLIAGLNWETWVRFAIWFGLGLIVYFGYSRKRSKLGLEQKAGADAKVAATED, from the coding sequence TGACCGCCGGCCCGGCCCTGTCCGTATCGTTCCTGCTGGCCGCCATCTGCTGCGGTTTCGCCGGCCTATGCTATGCCGAGTTCGCCGCCATGGCTCCGGTCTCCGGCTCGGCCTACTCCTACGCCTATCTGGCGTTCGGCGAACTCGTCGCCTTCGTGATCGGCTGGGATCTGATCCTGGAATACGCCCTGCAGGCGGCCACCGTGTCCGCCGGCTGGTCCGGATACTTCAACAAGCTGCTGGAAGGCTTCGGCCTGCATCTGCCGGTCGAACTGACCGCCGCCTACGGCACCAACCCGGACGTCACCACCTACTTCAACCTGCCCGGCTTCGTCATCGTGCTGATCATCACGTGGGTGCTCTCCATCGGCATCAACCAGACCAAGCGCACCAACGACGTGATGGTGCTCATCAAGCTCGCCATCATCGTGCTGTTCATCGCATGCGCCGTGTGGTATGTGAAGCCGTCCAACTGGCAGCCGTTCTCCCCGTATGGCGTCTACACCTTCCAGCCCGGCTCCACCCAGCCGTATGGCATCGTGCCGGCCGCATCCATCGTGTTCTTCAGCTTCATCGGATTCGACGCCGTGTCCTCTTCCGCCGAGGAGACCATCAACCCGAACAAGACACTGCCGCGCGGCATCCTGCTGTCCCTGGCCGTTTCCACCGTCCTGTACATCATCATGACCCTGATCATGACCGGCGTGGTGCCCTACAAGGATTTCGCCAAGTACATCGACGCCCCAGTGGCCGGCGTGATCCTGGAGACCGGCATGAACTGGCTCGCGGTGATCGTGAACCTGGGCGCCCTCATCGGCATGACCACGGTGATGCTCGTACAGCTGTACGGCCAGTCCCGTATCTGCTACGCCATGAGCCGCGACGGCCTGTTCCCGAAGTTCTTCGGCCAGGTGCACGAGAAGTACCGCACCCCGTTCAAGGGCACCTGGTTCTTCGGTCTGCTGACCGCGTTCGCCGGCGGCTTCATCAACATCAACGTGCTGTTCGAGCTGGTGAACATCGGTACGCTGTCCGCGTTCATCATCGTGTCGGCCGGTATTCTATGGATGCGCAAGACCCAGCCGAATGCGCCCCGCGGCTTCCGCGCGCCGGGCGTGCCGGTCACCCCGATTCTGTCCATCGTATTCTGCTTCGTGCTCATCGCCGGTCTCAACTGGGAGACCTGGGTGCGTTTCGCCATCTGGTTCGGTCTGGGCCTGATCGTGTACTTCGGCTACAGCCGCAAGCGCTCCAAGCTCGGCCTTGAGCAGAAGGCCGGGGCTGACGCCAAGGTCGCTGCGACTGAGGACTGA
- a CDS encoding histone acetyltransferase: protein MTQSNAANKATGRRFRHATMRDLPQMQKIYARARALMAANGNPTQWGNEFPRESVIEDDIANQRTMLLVDTCNGHERILAQFALCPGKDPTYAKIEGAWLDNDTYVTIHRIAASGLVRHAARDCIRWALKHYGNVRADTHPNNKAMQHVLESSGFARCGLIQLLDRPVDTTRIAYQRHEW, encoded by the coding sequence GTGACTCAGTCGAACGCTGCAAACAAGGCGACAGGCCGCCGTTTCCGCCACGCCACCATGCGCGATCTGCCGCAGATGCAAAAAATCTACGCACGCGCACGCGCGTTGATGGCCGCCAACGGCAACCCCACCCAGTGGGGCAACGAATTTCCGCGTGAATCGGTGATTGAGGACGACATCGCCAACCAGCGTACGATGCTGCTGGTCGACACCTGCAATGGCCACGAACGCATTCTGGCCCAGTTCGCCCTGTGCCCGGGCAAGGATCCGACCTACGCCAAAATCGAAGGCGCCTGGCTGGACAACGACACCTATGTGACCATCCACCGCATCGCCGCATCCGGTCTGGTGCGCCACGCGGCCCGCGACTGCATCAGGTGGGCCCTGAAGCACTACGGCAACGTGCGCGCCGACACCCACCCCAATAACAAGGCCATGCAGCACGTGCTCGAAAGCTCCGGCTTCGCCCGTTGCGGCCTGATCCAGCTGCTCGACCGGCCGGTCGACACCACCAGAATCGCCTATCAGCGCCACGAGTGGTGA
- a CDS encoding S-ribosylhomocysteine lyase, translating into MTEGKAEKPVVESFQLDHTKVKAPYVRYIDTETGPHGDVISNYDLRLTQPNKQAIPTGGLHTIEHTIAVLLRERIPGYIDCSPFGCRTGFHLLTWGTHSTEDVAKALKESLEFIAYKATWDDVPATTEKSCGNYRDHSLFAAKEWAKQILEEGISSDPFERKVV; encoded by the coding sequence ATGACAGAAGGCAAGGCCGAAAAGCCCGTCGTCGAATCATTCCAGCTTGATCACACCAAGGTCAAGGCACCGTACGTGCGTTACATCGACACCGAAACGGGCCCTCACGGCGACGTGATCTCCAATTACGATCTGCGCCTGACCCAGCCGAACAAGCAGGCCATCCCCACCGGCGGCCTGCACACCATCGAACACACCATCGCCGTGCTGCTGCGCGAACGTATCCCGGGCTACATCGACTGCTCGCCGTTCGGCTGCCGCACCGGTTTCCACCTGCTGACCTGGGGCACCCACTCCACCGAGGATGTGGCCAAGGCGTTGAAGGAATCGTTGGAGTTCATCGCATACAAGGCCACGTGGGATGACGTGCCCGCCACCACTGAGAAGAGCTGCGGCAACTATCGCGACCACAGCCTGTTCGCCGCCAAGGAATGGGCCAAGCAGATCCTTGAGGAAGGCATCAGTTCCGACCCGTTCGAACGCAAGGTCGTCTGA
- the recQ gene encoding DNA helicase RecQ gives MTAHQAALEALTRYFGYDSFRPGQQGIVEALLAGRDVLGVMPTGAGKSVCYQIPAALSPGATLVISPLISLMRDQVDALNDLGLPAAFINTTQTPDEQAMVFAQAAAGQIKLLYVAPERLETGRFRDFAARTPISLIAVDEAHCVSQWGQDFRSSYLGIGDFIAGLPQRPPVGAFTATATERVRRDIVGLLGLRNPAVTVTGFDRSNLYFDVVKLETKYKAAWVARYVADHTDESGIVYCATRKTTEALADTLNQMGHPAVAYHGGMSPDAREAAQRDFITDKVPVVVATNAFGMGIDKSNVRYVIHHNLPESIEAYYQEAGRAGRDGEPSRCTLLWNESDIVTRRRLLDNDYENERLTPEEQEIVRQSKRRLLDGMVGYCRTTDCLHRYMTRYFGQELSSNAGSTAGEDIAADSSQSGRCGACSNCESTFETIDVTRVAQAISRCVHDVGQRVGSGKIVKILRGSRAQDLAWLNPERMPTFGMLKDVNEARVRDVLSQMATDGYLSIAEGRMPIVMFGARAAETAAPDFHYEIKRVERKSAAAGSGRSGGVADTADSANVPGDALGSYIPDDDEESLFQKLRELRRTIAQEIGKPPYIVFSDKTLRDMARIKPVTNAQFLAVNGVGQHKLDLYGQRFMQTVASFNAGSAS, from the coding sequence ATGACAGCACATCAGGCGGCGCTGGAGGCGCTCACACGATACTTCGGCTATGACTCGTTTAGGCCCGGACAGCAAGGAATTGTCGAGGCTTTGCTTGCCGGACGCGATGTCTTGGGCGTGATGCCCACCGGCGCAGGCAAGTCCGTGTGCTACCAGATTCCCGCCGCGCTCAGCCCGGGTGCGACTTTGGTCATATCTCCCTTGATTTCCCTGATGCGCGACCAGGTCGATGCGCTGAACGACCTCGGTCTGCCGGCCGCGTTCATCAACACCACTCAAACTCCCGACGAGCAGGCGATGGTGTTCGCCCAAGCCGCCGCCGGACAGATCAAACTGCTGTACGTGGCCCCGGAACGCTTGGAAACCGGGCGATTCCGCGACTTTGCCGCCCGTACGCCGATCTCGCTGATCGCCGTGGACGAAGCCCACTGCGTCTCCCAGTGGGGTCAGGACTTCCGCTCGTCGTACTTAGGTATCGGCGATTTCATCGCCGGGCTGCCGCAGCGTCCACCGGTGGGTGCGTTCACCGCCACCGCCACCGAACGGGTGCGCCGGGACATCGTGGGACTGCTGGGATTGCGGAATCCGGCCGTCACCGTTACCGGATTCGACCGGTCGAACCTGTATTTTGATGTGGTCAAACTGGAGACCAAATACAAGGCCGCATGGGTGGCGCGGTATGTGGCCGACCATACGGACGAATCCGGCATCGTCTACTGCGCCACCCGCAAGACCACCGAAGCACTCGCCGACACGCTGAACCAGATGGGGCATCCGGCTGTCGCCTACCATGGCGGCATGTCGCCGGACGCGCGTGAGGCGGCCCAGCGCGACTTCATCACCGACAAGGTGCCGGTGGTCGTGGCCACCAACGCTTTCGGCATGGGCATCGATAAGTCCAACGTGCGTTACGTCATCCACCACAATCTGCCCGAATCCATTGAGGCCTACTATCAGGAGGCCGGCCGCGCGGGCCGTGACGGCGAGCCCAGCCGATGCACGCTGCTGTGGAATGAGTCAGACATCGTCACCCGGCGTCGGTTGCTGGATAACGATTATGAGAACGAGCGATTGACTCCCGAAGAGCAGGAAATCGTTCGCCAGTCCAAGCGCCGGCTGCTGGACGGTATGGTCGGCTACTGCCGCACCACCGACTGCCTGCACCGGTATATGACCCGGTATTTCGGTCAGGAATTGTCGTCGAATGCTGGTTCCACGGCGGGTGAAGACATTGCGGCGGACTCTTCGCAGTCCGGCAGATGCGGTGCCTGCTCGAACTGTGAAAGCACGTTCGAGACCATCGACGTGACCCGCGTGGCGCAGGCAATCAGCCGTTGCGTGCATGACGTGGGGCAGCGCGTCGGTTCCGGCAAGATCGTCAAGATCCTGCGCGGTTCGCGGGCACAGGATCTGGCATGGCTGAACCCGGAGCGGATGCCCACCTTCGGCATGCTCAAGGACGTGAACGAGGCTCGCGTTCGCGACGTGTTGAGCCAGATGGCCACGGACGGTTACCTGTCAATCGCCGAAGGGCGTATGCCAATCGTCATGTTCGGTGCGCGGGCGGCCGAAACCGCCGCTCCCGACTTCCACTATGAGATCAAACGGGTGGAACGCAAGTCGGCGGCGGCCGGTTCCGGTCGGAGCGGGGGAGTGGCTGATACTGCCGATTCCGCCAATGTTCCCGGCGATGCGCTGGGCTCGTATATCCCGGACGATGACGAGGAATCGCTGTTCCAGAAGCTACGCGAACTGCGACGCACCATCGCCCAGGAAATCGGCAAGCCGCCGTACATCGTGTTCTCCGACAAGACCTTGCGCGACATGGCCCGCATCAAGCCGGTTACCAACGCGCAATTTCTGGCGGTCAACGGCGTCGGTCAACACAAGCTCGACCTCTACGGCCAGCGCTTCATGCAAACCGTCGCCTCGTTCAATGCCGGGAGTGCGTCATAA
- a CDS encoding L,D-transpeptidase: MANDTFSFSSPDDQETAVLQPVAADGLFAAAATGTATPQQSDNGTNNHADNTAYVGEHVMASTTAKSHGKAARIAIITIFAVLLAALIAYFFVGRWYFQDKAAPGVHLGNVSVMGQTREELANTVKQQQNNTTVTFTAEGNSVKASLKDLGVTVDTDKTVDALLNAKTGDVAKLNIFDQPHIALTATTHKETAEQFVTDGLVDETDRAQIATVVYNKSTKQFDYTAGQDGKGPDINVVNAAVKEAVATPGENATVPVKIQTAKNPIDEASAQQTQFDANAKLGLKLTVDNGVNKSVTIPADTIASFLKPTVNKADGTMSLVVDRDAITKYVTSDSVTKELTVPKVTREVYITPKDEGGVEIGADKTLGVDGIEVTGAGDAPERLATAIEQNQSTDSTVAVKDSPYDVKQVEVPHNFDTANGDKWVHVDLTNQTATAYQGTTVVRKFNIASGKPTDDGSMLSDTGTFYVYLKYESQTMVGEGYNQPGTPWISYYNGGEALHGVPAYMWGEHPIYVQQGIPGSHGCINMQVADAKWMYDFATIGTRVVVDGTTPTSGQALRPAGADATGWQGGNAS; this comes from the coding sequence ATGGCCAACGATACATTTTCCTTCTCCTCTCCTGACGATCAGGAGACGGCGGTGTTGCAGCCTGTGGCCGCCGATGGGCTGTTCGCAGCCGCGGCCACAGGTACCGCCACACCACAGCAAAGTGACAATGGCACCAATAACCATGCCGACAATACAGCCTATGTGGGTGAACATGTCATGGCATCTACCACCGCTAAATCACATGGCAAGGCCGCACGGATCGCCATCATAACCATATTTGCAGTGTTGCTTGCCGCATTAATAGCCTATTTCTTCGTCGGACGTTGGTACTTCCAAGACAAGGCTGCGCCCGGTGTTCATTTGGGCAATGTCTCTGTCATGGGCCAGACCCGCGAAGAACTTGCGAATACTGTGAAGCAGCAGCAGAATAACACCACGGTGACGTTCACCGCCGAAGGAAACAGCGTCAAAGCCTCGCTGAAGGACCTTGGTGTCACCGTCGACACGGATAAAACCGTAGATGCGCTGTTGAACGCGAAGACCGGCGACGTGGCCAAGCTCAATATTTTCGATCAGCCGCATATCGCTCTGACCGCCACCACGCACAAAGAGACTGCCGAACAATTCGTCACCGACGGCCTGGTCGACGAGACCGACCGAGCGCAGATTGCCACCGTTGTCTACAACAAGAGCACCAAGCAGTTCGATTACACCGCGGGTCAGGATGGCAAGGGCCCGGATATCAATGTTGTCAATGCTGCAGTCAAGGAGGCCGTCGCGACCCCGGGCGAAAATGCGACGGTGCCGGTCAAGATACAGACTGCAAAGAATCCGATTGATGAGGCGAGCGCACAGCAAACACAGTTTGACGCCAATGCCAAGCTTGGCCTCAAACTGACCGTGGACAACGGCGTGAACAAGAGCGTCACCATCCCGGCCGATACCATTGCCTCATTCCTCAAGCCCACGGTGAATAAGGCGGATGGCACCATGAGTCTGGTAGTCGACCGCGATGCCATCACCAAGTACGTCACCAGTGACAGCGTAACCAAGGAACTGACTGTTCCCAAGGTGACACGCGAGGTCTACATCACGCCGAAAGACGAAGGCGGCGTGGAAATTGGTGCCGATAAGACACTCGGCGTGGATGGTATTGAAGTGACTGGTGCCGGGGACGCCCCCGAACGTCTGGCTACCGCCATCGAGCAGAACCAGTCCACTGATTCCACTGTGGCTGTGAAAGACAGCCCATATGATGTCAAGCAGGTCGAGGTGCCTCATAACTTCGATACGGCAAATGGCGATAAGTGGGTTCATGTTGATCTGACGAACCAGACTGCCACTGCATATCAGGGCACCACGGTGGTCAGGAAGTTCAACATCGCTTCTGGCAAGCCCACCGACGATGGTTCCATGCTGTCCGATACCGGCACGTTCTACGTGTATCTCAAGTACGAATCGCAGACCATGGTTGGCGAAGGCTACAACCAGCCAGGCACGCCGTGGATTTCCTACTATAACGGCGGCGAAGCCCTGCACGGTGTTCCTGCATACATGTGGGGCGAGCACCCCATCTATGTGCAGCAGGGTATCCCAGGCTCGCACGGCTGCATCAACATGCAGGTGGCCGACGCCAAGTGGATGTACGACTTTGCCACCATCGGCACTCGTGTGGTCGTTGATGGCACCACACCGACTTCCGGTCAGGCGTTGCGCCCGGCTGGTGCGGATGCCACTGGATGGCAGGGCGGCAACGCCAGCTGA
- a CDS encoding pyridoxal-phosphate dependent enzyme, with translation MTIHNSLAELIGNTPLVKLNHIPQVAGVKSTIAVKVEYFNPGGTISGTGKYLKEASNGAVKVIGSDPEGSIYSASSRDEVHQYDIEGVGEDFYPKAFNRNITDDIVRVSDAEAFEMTRRLAGEEALLVGGSSGMAVASAIKYALANDLDENQIVVVLAPDSGRSYLEKIFNDDWMRANGYGDIVERTSKPSLAEQYLDGAPSDEGAGDGLHN, from the coding sequence ATGACCATCCACAACAGCCTCGCAGAACTCATCGGCAACACCCCACTCGTCAAACTCAACCACATCCCGCAGGTGGCCGGCGTCAAATCCACCATCGCCGTCAAAGTCGAATACTTCAACCCCGGCGGCACCATCTCCGGCACCGGCAAGTACCTCAAGGAAGCCTCCAACGGCGCGGTCAAAGTCATCGGCTCCGACCCGGAAGGCTCCATCTACTCCGCTTCCTCACGCGATGAAGTCCACCAGTACGACATCGAGGGCGTGGGGGAGGACTTCTACCCCAAGGCCTTCAACCGGAATATCACCGACGACATCGTGCGCGTATCCGACGCCGAAGCCTTTGAAATGACCCGCCGTCTGGCCGGCGAGGAGGCGCTGCTGGTCGGCGGCTCGTCCGGCATGGCCGTGGCCAGCGCCATCAAGTACGCGCTCGCCAATGATTTGGACGAGAACCAGATCGTGGTGGTGCTCGCCCCTGATTCCGGCCGCAGCTATCTGGAGAAGATCTTCAATGACGACTGGATGCGCGCCAACGGCTACGGCGATATTGTGGAGCGCACCAGCAAACCCTCCCTCGCCGAGCAGTACCTTGACGGAGCTCCCTCTGATGAGGGAGCTGGGGACGGACTCCATAACTAG
- a CDS encoding MFS transporter: MTSSTNTADVKSADEQVTTQTAVKALVLLLITFILGTLCLQGFNLVFTQVGEDVGAPAQASLITAFPSIVLGIVCFIYGSLGDFVSLKRLVIVGLIMLFVGSVFGFVANFFFPANLWTVIVARVLQTAGEQVAGSVYLVITTKYLKNELKVVFFGLYTAGYQLSASIGVFAAGALSSIAWQYLFLIPAVTILFLPTLLKSLPGRQGSGDKVDWIGFTIFGLASAFLTLFFSYMAWWMLIVAVALFVVFAVYIAKASDPFVTPAFFKNTRWLAAMSLILVFYFTNYCISPLFNGIGTTVYGMTTAQVSTYVVWAFVCAAIVGTCSGLIIGRIGKQAALIIAACLMIAGFVSAALAVNAGFLALTIAACVFYCGVGLMYSPVVSTVLSTIPQEESGRGVGMNDLLMNVTASIGISIIGGLMGSQALAGSSITGATGAAAGYANLLLIGAGVMTLGLIVFLVFRKKIYAQD; encoded by the coding sequence ATGACATCATCGACCAACACCGCGGACGTCAAGTCCGCCGACGAGCAGGTCACCACCCAAACGGCCGTCAAGGCCCTGGTGCTGCTGCTCATCACCTTCATCCTCGGCACCCTGTGCCTGCAGGGCTTCAACCTCGTGTTCACCCAGGTGGGCGAAGACGTCGGCGCCCCGGCCCAGGCCTCGCTGATCACCGCCTTCCCGAGCATCGTGCTCGGCATCGTGTGCTTCATCTACGGTTCGCTCGGCGACTTCGTCTCCCTGAAGCGACTGGTCATCGTCGGCCTGATCATGCTGTTCGTCGGCTCCGTTTTCGGGTTCGTGGCCAACTTCTTCTTCCCCGCGAACCTGTGGACCGTCATCGTCGCCCGCGTGCTGCAGACCGCAGGCGAACAGGTGGCCGGCTCCGTGTATCTGGTCATCACCACCAAATATCTGAAGAACGAGCTCAAGGTCGTGTTCTTCGGCCTGTACACCGCCGGCTACCAGCTGTCCGCCTCCATCGGCGTGTTCGCTGCCGGCGCGCTCAGCTCCATCGCCTGGCAGTACCTGTTCCTCATCCCCGCCGTCACCATCCTCTTCCTGCCCACCCTGCTCAAGAGCCTGCCCGGACGTCAGGGCAGCGGCGACAAGGTCGATTGGATCGGCTTCACCATCTTCGGCCTGGCCAGCGCGTTCCTCACCCTGTTCTTCTCCTACATGGCATGGTGGATGCTCATCGTGGCCGTCGCGCTGTTCGTGGTCTTCGCCGTGTACATCGCCAAGGCCTCCGATCCGTTCGTGACCCCCGCCTTCTTCAAGAACACGCGCTGGCTGGCGGCCATGTCGCTGATCCTCGTGTTCTACTTCACCAACTACTGCATCTCCCCGCTGTTCAACGGCATCGGCACCACCGTGTACGGCATGACCACCGCCCAGGTGTCCACGTACGTCGTGTGGGCGTTCGTGTGCGCGGCCATCGTGGGCACCTGCTCCGGCCTGATCATCGGCAGGATCGGCAAGCAGGCTGCGCTGATCATCGCCGCATGCCTCATGATCGCCGGCTTCGTGTCCGCCGCCCTGGCCGTCAACGCCGGCTTCCTGGCGTTGACGATCGCCGCATGCGTGTTCTACTGCGGCGTGGGTCTGATGTATTCGCCCGTGGTCTCCACCGTGCTGAGCACGATTCCGCAGGAGGAGTCCGGCCGTGGCGTGGGCATGAACGATCTGCTGATGAACGTGACCGCCTCCATCGGCATCTCCATCATCGGTGGACTCATGGGTTCGCAGGCGCTCGCCGGTTCCAGCATCACCGGCGCCACCGGTGCCGCGGCCGGATACGCGAACCTGCTGCTCATCGGCGCCGGCGTCATGACGCTCGGTCTGATTGTGTTCCTCGTGTTCCGCAAGAAGATCTACGCACAGGACTGA
- a CDS encoding nucleoside hydrolase — MTKLILDLDTGVDDALAIAYALGSPEVELIGITGTYGNVLLDQGVRNALAITDLLGHPEVGVYKGLPHSSTTDSFEVLEISKFIHGANGIGDVSIPDSNREPQSEPAVDFIIDAAKTYGKELVYVPTGPMTNIAAALRKAPEIKDEIGRIVLMGGALTVCGNVNAWEEANISQDPDAADYLFRSGAPATMIGLDVTLQTLLTYRETRQWRDLGTKAGAFLADMTDFYIKAYETTSPHLGGCGLHDPLAVGVAVDPTLVDTLPMNLKVDVDGPTRGRTIGDNTRLNDPVKTMKAAVGVDVPRFLHEFMTRITALAKHAG; from the coding sequence ATGACAAAGCTCATTCTCGACCTTGACACCGGTGTGGATGACGCGCTCGCCATCGCATACGCATTGGGCAGTCCGGAAGTGGAATTGATCGGCATCACCGGCACATACGGCAATGTGCTGCTCGACCAGGGCGTGCGCAACGCGCTGGCCATCACCGATCTGCTCGGCCACCCGGAAGTCGGGGTGTACAAGGGTCTGCCGCACTCCAGCACCACCGACTCGTTCGAGGTGCTGGAGATCTCCAAGTTCATCCACGGCGCCAACGGCATAGGCGACGTCTCGATCCCCGATTCGAACCGCGAACCGCAATCCGAGCCGGCGGTCGACTTCATCATCGACGCGGCCAAGACGTACGGCAAGGAGCTCGTCTACGTGCCCACCGGCCCGATGACCAACATCGCCGCCGCATTGCGCAAGGCGCCGGAGATCAAGGACGAGATCGGCCGCATCGTGCTTATGGGCGGTGCGCTGACCGTCTGCGGCAACGTGAACGCCTGGGAGGAGGCGAACATCTCCCAGGATCCCGACGCCGCCGATTACCTGTTCCGTTCGGGCGCCCCGGCCACGATGATCGGCCTCGACGTGACGCTCCAGACCCTGCTCACCTACCGGGAGACCCGGCAGTGGCGTGATCTGGGCACCAAGGCCGGCGCGTTCCTGGCGGACATGACCGACTTCTACATCAAGGCATACGAGACGACCTCCCCGCATCTGGGCGGCTGCGGCCTGCACGACCCCCTGGCGGTCGGCGTGGCCGTGGACCCCACGCTGGTCGACACCCTGCCCATGAACCTCAAGGTGGATGTGGACGGCCCCACGCGCGGCCGCACCATCGGCGACAATACGCGCCTCAACGATCCGGTCAAGACCATGAAGGCCGCGGTCGGCGTCGACGTGCCGCGTTTCCTGCACGAGTTCATGACCCGCATCACCGCGCTCGCCAAGCACGCCGGGTAA
- a CDS encoding ABC transporter ATP-binding protein, which translates to MSNSSVPLLSAHSITKSFGPRAARHQVLFDISVDVHAGECLAVIGGSGSGKSTLTRIMLGLEPADAGSVDYEGQSVAPGRRSPGGRALRRESGLVFQNPFSSLDPRWRVARSVAEPLTLQRRDLGSAAIAERVASALTMAGLEPADFLDRYPIDLSGGQAQRVAIARAVINEPKVILADEPMSAIDVAARIQILDTFAAIRAARPDTAIIMVSHDLGVVRHIADRIVVLHDGRVEETGVTSAVLGDPQSDYTRRLIEAASL; encoded by the coding sequence ATGAGTAACAGCAGTGTGCCGCTCCTCTCCGCCCACTCCATCACCAAATCCTTCGGCCCGCGCGCCGCACGCCACCAAGTCCTCTTCGACATCTCCGTCGACGTCCACGCCGGCGAATGCCTCGCCGTGATCGGCGGCTCCGGTTCGGGAAAATCCACGTTGACCCGCATCATGCTGGGCCTGGAACCCGCCGACGCCGGCAGCGTGGACTACGAGGGCCAATCCGTGGCCCCGGGCCGCAGGTCGCCGGGAGGGCGGGCCCTGCGCCGCGAATCCGGTCTGGTGTTCCAGAACCCGTTCTCCTCGCTCGACCCACGATGGCGGGTCGCCAGATCGGTGGCCGAACCGCTGACCCTGCAACGGCGTGACCTTGGATCCGCGGCCATCGCCGAACGGGTGGCCTCGGCCCTGACCATGGCCGGCCTCGAACCGGCGGACTTCCTGGACCGATACCCGATCGACCTGTCCGGCGGACAGGCGCAGCGTGTGGCCATCGCCCGCGCCGTCATCAACGAACCCAAAGTGATACTCGCCGACGAGCCGATGAGCGCCATCGACGTGGCCGCCCGCATCCAGATACTCGACACCTTCGCCGCCATCCGTGCGGCCCGCCCGGACACCGCCATCATCATGGTCTCCCACGATCTCGGCGTGGTACGGCACATCGCCGACCGTATCGTGGTGCTCCATGACGGGCGGGTCGAGGAGACGGGCGTCACCTCCGCGGTGCTCGGCGACCCGCAATCCGATTACACCAGACGGCTTATCGAGGCCGCCTCGCTCTGA
- a CDS encoding ATP-binding cassette domain-containing protein, giving the protein MSVEIRGLRIVIGGTPIIGGVDLSIADGERVGLIGASGSGKSMIAKSLLGLLPHEAVPSGEITMGDTSVLSGEDGGADGLAGNARCTYADEHVLADLRGRYVGTVFQNPAHALNPVMTAAQQIALPLRMHYDLSKAERADRVAFMLDKVGLGRDVAGKYPHELSGGQQQRVGIATALITSPRFIIADEPTTALDSITQRQIVDLLTSLVDDAGASMLFITHDFSVLARATERCYVLDAGRIIESGATADLLAAPDTPQAQRLVAAAQTLTLHTPKEDSHE; this is encoded by the coding sequence ATGAGCGTTGAGATCCGTGGACTGCGCATCGTCATCGGCGGCACGCCGATCATCGGGGGCGTCGACCTGTCCATCGCGGACGGCGAACGGGTGGGCCTGATAGGGGCCTCCGGCTCCGGCAAGTCGATGATCGCCAAATCGCTGCTCGGCCTGTTGCCGCATGAGGCCGTGCCGTCCGGCGAGATCACGATGGGGGACACCTCCGTGCTGTCCGGCGAAGACGGCGGCGCGGACGGGCTGGCGGGGAACGCGCGTTGCACATACGCCGACGAGCATGTCCTCGCCGACCTGCGAGGCCGGTATGTGGGCACGGTATTCCAGAATCCGGCCCATGCGCTCAATCCGGTGATGACCGCGGCGCAGCAGATCGCCCTGCCGTTGCGCATGCACTACGATCTGAGCAAAGCCGAACGCGCCGACCGGGTGGCCTTCATGTTGGACAAGGTCGGACTGGGCCGTGACGTGGCCGGCAAATACCCGCATGAACTCTCCGGCGGCCAACAGCAGCGCGTAGGCATCGCCACGGCGCTGATCACCTCGCCGCGGTTCATCATCGCCGACGAACCCACCACGGCGCTCGACTCCATCACGCAACGCCAGATCGTGGACCTGCTGACCTCGCTGGTGGACGACGCCGGCGCATCCATGCTGTTCATCACCCACGATTTCTCCGTGCTCGCGCGGGCCACCGAACGATGCTACGTGTTGGACGCCGGCCGCATCATCGAATCAGGGGCCACCGCCGATCTGCTCGCCGCGCCCGACACGCCGCAGGCCCAGCGCCTAGTCGCCGCCGCCCAAACCCTCACCCTCCACACTCCCAAGGAGGATTCGCATGAGTAA